CGAGGTAAAACTAGTACAAGAATCTAAGTTTACAGCACTAGGTCAAACGCAAGGAGCAGATGCTGTTTTTGAGATTTATACCGCTTCATATGGTGATCAGCCGCTTGTGATTCAAGGCGCGGGAGCTGGTAAAGCAGTAACGGCAAGAGGTGTTTTAAGCGATATAATTAAGATAACGCAAAGCCTCAATTAATGAGCAAGCATCACCCAGAAACACTTGCCATACGCACGCAGCTTGAGCGCTCTGTGCATCAAGAGCATGCCGCGCCGGTATATCTCACTTCGAGTTTTGTGTTTGATAGCGCCGAAGAAATGAGAGCCTCTTTTGCCGAAGAAAAAAAGCGCAACATCTACAGCCGTTACACAAACCCTAACTGTGCAGAGCTGGTGGAAAAAATCTGTTTGCTAGAAGGCGCAGAGCAAGGCGTGACTTTTGCAACTGGGATGAGTGCTATCTTTAGCACGTTTGCCGCCTTACTTGATAGTGGTGATCATATACTTTCGGCGAGAGCGATTTTTGGGAATACGCACACATTATTTACAAAACACCTACCTAAATGGGGAATCACTCATACCTACTTTGATATTACTGAGCTAGACGAAATCTCCTCAAAAATAAAGCCTAACACAAAAATCATATATGTAGAGTCTCCTACAAATCCGGCTACAGAAATTGCAGACTTAGAACGTCTGGGAGCGCTTGCGCAAAAGCATAATCTCATATTTATAGTAGATAATTGTTTTGCAACACCGTATCTACAGCAGCCTATACACTATGGAGCCGACCTTGTAATACATTCTGCAACAAAATTACTGGATGGTCAGGGACGCACCATGGGAGGAATCACCGTGGGAAGTGCGCAATTAGTAGATACAATATATCGATTTGCAAGGGCAACGGGACCTGCATTATCTCCATTTAATGCGTGGACAATTTCAAAAAGTCTTGAGACACTAGCGGTACGCGTGGAGCGTCATTGTGACAATGCTCACGAGCTCGCTATGTCCCTCGAATCTCACGGTAAAGTCAAGCAGGTGCGCTACCCATTTTTGCCATCGCATCCGCAGTATGAACTTGCTCAAAAGCAAATGAAAGCTGGTGGAAATATTGTCACCATTGAGATACACGGAGGTTTAGAAAAAGGACGTGACTTTCTGGATGCTATCACAATGTGTTCCCTCACGGCAAATCTGGGAGACACTAGAACAATCGTAAGTCATCCTGCAAGTACAACTCATGGAAAATTGTCAAAAGACGAGCGTGAAGCCGTAGGAATCACAGATGGATTAATCCGTATTTCTGTGGGTCTAGAACATATTGAAGATATTAAAAGTGACATTTTTCAAGCTCTTAATCAATTATGAAAAGCCAACTCACATGCGCATTAGAAGAAAGAATCTTGGTTCTTGATGGAGCTATGGGAACTATGCTGCAAGCATATAACTTCTCTGAAGAAGATTTTAGAGGAGAGCGCTTTAAGGATTTTCACCTCTCTGTAAAAGGAAATAACGATATGCTGTCACTTACACAGCCTGCTGCGATTGCAGATGTGCATCGCAAGTATTTTGAAGCAGGAGCAGATATTGTGGAGACTAACACCTTCTCAAGTACCACCATCGCAATGGCAGATTATGAGATGGAGGAGTACGTGTATGATTTAAATTACGCTTCCGCGAAAATTGCTAAGGAAGTTGCTCAGTCTTTTACAGAAAAAGAACCGCACAAACCAAGATTTGTAGCAGGAAGTATAGGGCCTACAAACAAAACAGCAAGCATGTCTCCAGATGTAAATGATCCAGGATTTCGTGCAGTGAGCTTTGAAGAACTCAGAGTAGCTTATAAACAACAAGTAGAAGCCTTACTAGACGGAGGTGTGGATATGTTGCTTGTAGAAACGGTGTTTGATACCCTTAATGCAAAAGCTTGTCTTTTTGCAATAGAGGAAGTAAAAGAAGAACGGAACTCAGACATACCAATTATGGTGAGTGGTACGATTACAGATGCATCTGGACGCACGCTTTCTGGGCAAACGGCAGAAGCTT
The genomic region above belongs to Dokdonia sp. Dokd-P16 and contains:
- a CDS encoding homocysteine S-methyltransferase family protein; this encodes MKSQLTCALEERILVLDGAMGTMLQAYNFSEEDFRGERFKDFHLSVKGNNDMLSLTQPAAIADVHRKYFEAGADIVETNTFSSTTIAMADYEMEEYVYDLNYASAKIAKEVAQSFTEKEPHKPRFVAGSIGPTNKTASMSPDVNDPGFRAVSFEELRVAYKQQVEALLDGGVDMLLVETVFDTLNAKACLFAIEEVKEERNSDIPIMVSGTITDASGRTLSGQTAEAFLISISHIPLLSVGFNCALGASQLQPHLEAIANVTSYGISAHPNAGLPNAFGEYDETPEQMATQIKKYIDKDLVNIVGGCCGTTPAHIKAIAQLVKGVTPRSITL
- a CDS encoding trans-sulfuration enzyme family protein, with the protein product MSKHHPETLAIRTQLERSVHQEHAAPVYLTSSFVFDSAEEMRASFAEEKKRNIYSRYTNPNCAELVEKICLLEGAEQGVTFATGMSAIFSTFAALLDSGDHILSARAIFGNTHTLFTKHLPKWGITHTYFDITELDEISSKIKPNTKIIYVESPTNPATEIADLERLGALAQKHNLIFIVDNCFATPYLQQPIHYGADLVIHSATKLLDGQGRTMGGITVGSAQLVDTIYRFARATGPALSPFNAWTISKSLETLAVRVERHCDNAHELAMSLESHGKVKQVRYPFLPSHPQYELAQKQMKAGGNIVTIEIHGGLEKGRDFLDAITMCSLTANLGDTRTIVSHPASTTHGKLSKDEREAVGITDGLIRISVGLEHIEDIKSDIFQALNQL